A stretch of the Archangium violaceum genome encodes the following:
- a CDS encoding fumarylacetoacetate hydrolase family protein: MTTRYCRFQDEGRAQYGRIEGDEVVVLSGAPWAGGTETGRRVALSGVSLLVPAEASKVVCIGQNYRKHAEEMGKPVPPEPLIFLKPSTALNAHRSPIQIPKASQEVHYEAELGLVIGERLKNVDEATAARAIWGLTCINDVTARDIQRREVQHTRAKSYDTFACTGPWIVTGLSPADLRILCRVNGQVRQDSRTSDMIFGPARLVSFISHIMTLLPGDLVSTGTPSGVGRLVAGDTVEVELEGIGTLSNPVEMEP, translated from the coding sequence ATGACGACGCGTTATTGCCGTTTCCAGGACGAGGGGCGTGCGCAGTACGGCCGCATCGAAGGTGACGAGGTGGTGGTGCTCTCCGGGGCGCCGTGGGCGGGCGGGACGGAGACGGGCCGGCGCGTGGCGCTGAGCGGCGTGTCGCTGCTCGTGCCCGCGGAGGCCTCCAAGGTGGTGTGCATCGGGCAGAACTACCGCAAGCACGCCGAGGAGATGGGCAAGCCCGTTCCTCCCGAGCCCCTCATCTTCCTGAAGCCCTCCACCGCGCTCAACGCGCACCGCTCGCCCATCCAGATTCCCAAGGCGAGCCAGGAGGTGCACTACGAGGCGGAGCTGGGGCTCGTCATCGGCGAGCGGCTGAAGAACGTGGACGAGGCCACCGCCGCTCGCGCCATCTGGGGCCTCACCTGCATCAACGACGTGACGGCCCGCGACATCCAGCGCCGCGAGGTGCAGCACACCCGCGCCAAGAGCTACGACACCTTCGCCTGTACCGGGCCGTGGATCGTCACCGGCCTGTCCCCGGCGGACCTGCGCATCCTCTGCCGGGTGAATGGGCAGGTGCGACAGGATAGCCGCACCTCCGACATGATCTTCGGGCCTGCCCGGCTGGTGTCCTTCATCTCCCACATCATGACCCTGCTGCCGGGCGACCTGGTGAGCACGGGGACGCCCTCGGGCGTGGGCCGGCTGGTGGCCGGGGACACGGTGGAAGTGGAGCTGGAGGGAATCGGGACGCTGTCCAATCCTGTTGAGATGGAGCCTTGA
- the folK gene encoding 2-amino-4-hydroxy-6-hydroxymethyldihydropteridine diphosphokinase: MSATVYVGLGSNEGDREAQLVSALEAMSRIDAVAVLRCSSLFESAPVGPPQPHYLNAVVELECSLPPQRLLCILKQIERDMGRYPAGPRWGPRPIDLDILLWEGEVVADPNLQVPHLELHKRRFALEPLSELAPDMEHPVLRMTVSELLTQLSPQDVRRCVATQWPETLLPVTE, encoded by the coding sequence TTGAGCGCCACCGTCTACGTAGGGCTGGGCTCCAATGAGGGAGACCGCGAAGCCCAACTCGTCTCCGCCCTGGAGGCGATGTCCCGCATCGATGCAGTGGCGGTCCTGCGCTGCTCGTCGCTCTTCGAAAGCGCGCCCGTGGGTCCGCCCCAGCCGCACTACCTCAACGCCGTGGTCGAGCTGGAGTGTTCGTTGCCACCCCAGCGGCTGCTCTGCATCCTCAAGCAGATCGAGCGCGACATGGGCCGCTACCCGGCCGGTCCGCGTTGGGGACCGCGCCCCATCGACCTGGACATCCTCCTCTGGGAGGGTGAGGTGGTGGCGGACCCCAACCTCCAGGTGCCCCACCTGGAGCTGCACAAGCGGCGCTTCGCCCTGGAGCCCCTCTCCGAGCTCGCTCCCGACATGGAGCACCCGGTGCTTCGCATGACGGTGTCCGAGTTGCTCACCCAGCTCTCGCCGCAGGACGTACGCCGGTGCGTGGCCACCCAGTGGCCCGAAACCCTTCTCCCGGTAACTGAGTGA
- a CDS encoding TetR family transcriptional regulator — translation MSTRHVLGSGRAEILAAATKEFADRGYAGATTAGIARLAGVTQPLVHHHFGSKQGLWDAVIEELFKELHTLIQETLREVEGLDRRTRLAHLLRTAVLFSGRRPEFSRLVRTESSAGGEAFDLIFEKWRKGPMAFLLNELSAATEDGTLRPIDAKFAYFALIGAITQPFAEPRAAQRSFELDTRDERVIARYADFVVDLVLRGLLAPQESSLPDESSQKAPTPRRKRD, via the coding sequence GTGAGTACTCGTCACGTCTTGGGCAGTGGCCGCGCGGAGATCCTGGCCGCTGCCACGAAGGAATTCGCTGACCGCGGCTACGCGGGAGCAACGACCGCGGGCATCGCCCGGCTGGCGGGTGTCACCCAGCCCCTGGTGCACCACCACTTCGGCTCGAAGCAGGGCCTCTGGGACGCCGTCATCGAGGAGCTCTTCAAGGAGCTCCACACGCTCATCCAGGAGACCCTGAGGGAAGTGGAGGGGTTGGACCGGAGGACCCGGCTGGCGCACCTGCTGCGCACCGCCGTGCTCTTCAGTGGCCGCCGTCCGGAGTTCTCCCGGCTCGTGCGCACGGAGAGCAGCGCCGGGGGCGAGGCCTTCGATCTCATCTTCGAGAAATGGCGCAAGGGCCCGATGGCCTTCCTCCTCAACGAGCTCTCCGCCGCGACGGAGGATGGGACCCTCCGTCCCATCGACGCGAAGTTCGCCTACTTCGCCCTCATCGGGGCCATCACCCAGCCCTTCGCCGAGCCCAGGGCCGCCCAGCGCTCCTTCGAGCTGGACACGAGGGACGAGCGCGTCATCGCGCGCTACGCGGACTTCGTGGTGGACCTGGTGCTGCGCGGGCTCCTCGCTCCTCAGGAGTCCTCTCTTCCAGACGAGTCCTCGCAGAAGGCCCCCACTCCCCGCCGGAAACGGGACTGA
- a CDS encoding bifunctional cytochrome P450/NADPH--P450 reductase, with the protein MRAVSASAPIPQPRTRPLVGNIPDVESETPIQSLMQLSREYGPIFRLTFPGRSILVLSSHALVDEVCDERRFDKSVGGALKNIRDFAGDGLFTAYTNEPNWERAHRILMPAFGPQAMRGYFDFMLDIAEQMLTKWERLGPDADLDVTDNMTRLTLDTIALCGFGYRFNSFYQREMHPFVDAMVRSLAEAGERARRLPLKTRLMLMTQQQYQRDIAYMHQVVDEVIRERRHNGDAATRKDLLSLMLQGVDPVSGQQLDDQNIRNQVVTFLIAGHETTSGLLSFTLYQLLQHPDVLARATAEVDRVLGRDLSKRPTVEVLSKLTYLDQVLRESLRLWPTAPAFGLYAREDTVLGGAWPVRKGEPIMVLTPMLHRDPEVWTEPERFDPERFSPEAVAARPPNAWKPFGNGQRACIGRPFAMQEALLVLGMLLQRFQLIDHTRYQLHIKETLTLKPEGFRMRVRARGDADRPVVELRPAAAAVAPQKPKWTSGPVAQHGTPLLVLYGSNSGSSEAFAQRIASDAVVQGYVPTLGTMDAYAGRLPHEGAVVIVTASYNGNPPDNARAFCRWLEELQPGALSGVRYAVFGCGNRDWAATFQAVPRHVDERLAAAGAQRLLARGEADARADFFGDFDGWYQGVWPRLGESFGVETAEANQAPRYEVERLEQAADPLELAHGVVPVEVVANRELVDMTSPFGRSKRHLEVRLPEGVSYRTGDHLAVLPENAPEQVERVARRFKLSPDETVLIRRTREEPGTLPFDRPVTVRALLGRYVELSAPATRRALQLLAKYTACPPEKKRLLALAGEGGAEPEVYRTQVLEKRLSVIDLLEEFQACELPFGVFLELMPPMKPRRYSISSSPLEAPDRCTLTVAVVDAPAWSGRGRFQGACSSYLTRVEPGTRIHAVLREPHAPFRPPEDPSVPVIMVGAGTGLAPFRGFIQERARLAERGTRLGRALLFFGCDHPDVDFLYREELEAWQRQGVVEVYPAFFRQERDGVTFVQHRLWEERERVGVLLDAGARLYVCGDGRYMAPAVRETVARIHQERTGCTAEQATAWVRELETQGRYLADVFGG; encoded by the coding sequence ATGCGCGCCGTCTCTGCCTCCGCGCCCATTCCGCAGCCTCGTACCCGTCCGTTGGTGGGCAACATCCCCGACGTGGAGTCGGAGACACCCATCCAGTCGCTGATGCAGCTGAGCCGGGAGTACGGGCCCATCTTCCGGCTGACGTTTCCGGGCAGGTCCATCCTCGTCCTCAGCTCGCACGCGCTGGTGGACGAGGTGTGTGACGAGCGCCGCTTCGACAAGTCCGTGGGGGGCGCGCTGAAGAACATCCGCGACTTCGCCGGCGACGGGCTCTTCACCGCGTATACGAACGAGCCCAACTGGGAGCGCGCGCACCGCATCCTGATGCCGGCCTTCGGTCCCCAGGCGATGCGCGGCTACTTCGACTTCATGCTCGACATCGCCGAGCAGATGCTCACGAAGTGGGAGCGGCTCGGGCCCGACGCGGACCTCGACGTCACCGACAACATGACGCGGTTGACGCTCGACACCATCGCGCTCTGCGGCTTCGGGTACCGCTTCAACAGCTTCTACCAGCGGGAGATGCATCCCTTCGTGGACGCCATGGTGCGCAGCCTCGCCGAGGCGGGTGAGCGCGCGCGGCGCCTGCCCCTCAAGACGCGGCTGATGCTGATGACGCAGCAGCAGTACCAGCGCGACATCGCGTACATGCACCAGGTGGTCGACGAGGTCATCCGCGAGCGGCGCCACAACGGGGATGCCGCCACGCGCAAGGATCTCCTCAGCCTCATGCTCCAGGGCGTGGATCCGGTGAGCGGCCAGCAACTGGACGACCAGAACATCCGCAACCAGGTGGTGACCTTCCTCATCGCCGGGCACGAGACGACGAGCGGGTTGCTGTCCTTCACGCTCTACCAGCTCCTCCAGCACCCGGACGTGCTCGCGCGCGCCACCGCGGAGGTGGACCGGGTGCTCGGCAGGGACCTCTCGAAGCGCCCCACGGTCGAGGTGCTGAGCAAGCTCACGTATCTGGACCAGGTGCTGCGCGAGTCTCTGCGCCTGTGGCCCACGGCGCCCGCCTTCGGCCTGTACGCGCGCGAGGACACGGTGCTGGGCGGTGCGTGGCCGGTGCGCAAGGGCGAGCCGATCATGGTCCTCACGCCGATGCTGCATCGCGATCCGGAGGTGTGGACGGAGCCGGAGCGCTTCGATCCGGAGCGCTTCAGCCCCGAGGCCGTCGCGGCGCGTCCGCCCAATGCGTGGAAGCCCTTCGGCAACGGGCAGCGCGCGTGCATCGGCCGCCCGTTCGCCATGCAGGAGGCATTGCTGGTGCTCGGCATGCTCCTGCAGCGCTTCCAGCTCATCGACCACACCCGGTACCAGCTCCACATCAAGGAGACGCTGACGCTCAAGCCGGAGGGTTTCCGGATGCGCGTGCGTGCGCGTGGCGATGCGGATCGCCCGGTGGTGGAGCTGAGGCCGGCCGCCGCGGCGGTGGCTCCCCAGAAGCCGAAGTGGACGTCCGGCCCCGTGGCACAACACGGCACGCCGCTGCTCGTGCTGTACGGCTCGAACTCGGGCTCGTCGGAGGCCTTCGCCCAGCGCATCGCGAGCGACGCGGTGGTGCAGGGGTACGTGCCCACGCTCGGGACCATGGACGCCTACGCGGGGCGTCTGCCTCACGAGGGGGCGGTCGTCATCGTGACCGCCTCGTACAACGGCAACCCTCCGGACAACGCGCGGGCGTTCTGCCGGTGGTTGGAGGAGCTCCAGCCCGGAGCGCTCTCCGGGGTTCGCTACGCCGTGTTCGGCTGTGGCAACCGGGACTGGGCCGCGACCTTCCAGGCCGTGCCCAGGCACGTGGATGAGCGTCTGGCCGCCGCCGGTGCGCAGCGGCTGCTCGCTCGGGGCGAGGCGGACGCGCGCGCCGACTTCTTTGGCGACTTCGACGGCTGGTACCAGGGCGTGTGGCCCAGGCTCGGTGAGTCCTTCGGGGTGGAGACCGCGGAGGCGAACCAGGCGCCGCGCTACGAGGTGGAGCGGCTCGAGCAGGCGGCGGATCCGCTGGAGCTCGCCCACGGCGTGGTGCCGGTGGAGGTGGTGGCCAACCGCGAGCTCGTGGACATGACGTCTCCGTTCGGCCGCTCGAAGCGCCACCTCGAGGTGCGGCTGCCGGAAGGGGTGTCGTACCGGACGGGCGATCACCTCGCGGTGCTCCCGGAGAACGCGCCCGAGCAGGTGGAGCGGGTGGCGCGGCGCTTCAAGTTGAGCCCGGACGAGACGGTGCTCATCCGGCGCACGCGCGAGGAGCCGGGCACGCTTCCGTTCGACAGGCCCGTGACGGTGCGCGCGCTGCTGGGCCGTTACGTCGAGCTGTCGGCGCCCGCCACGCGGAGGGCTCTCCAGCTCCTGGCGAAGTACACCGCGTGCCCTCCCGAGAAGAAGCGGCTGCTCGCGCTCGCGGGCGAGGGCGGCGCGGAGCCGGAGGTGTACCGCACGCAGGTGCTCGAGAAGCGGCTCAGCGTGATCGACCTGCTCGAGGAGTTCCAGGCGTGCGAGCTCCCGTTCGGGGTGTTCCTCGAGCTGATGCCGCCGATGAAGCCGCGCCGCTACTCCATCTCGTCCTCGCCGCTCGAGGCGCCGGATCGCTGCACGCTCACGGTCGCGGTCGTGGATGCGCCCGCCTGGTCGGGGCGAGGCCGCTTCCAGGGGGCGTGCTCCAGCTACCTCACGCGAGTGGAGCCGGGCACGCGGATCCACGCGGTGCTGCGCGAGCCGCACGCCCCCTTCCGGCCGCCCGAGGACCCCAGCGTGCCCGTCATCATGGTGGGCGCGGGCACGGGGCTGGCGCCCTTCCGAGGGTTCATCCAGGAGCGGGCGCGGCTGGCCGAGCGGGGAACGCGGCTCGGTCGGGCGCTGCTGTTCTTCGGGTGCGATCACCCCGACGTGGACTTCCTCTACCGCGAGGAGCTGGAGGCCTGGCAGCGGCAGGGCGTGGTGGAGGTGTATCCGGCCTTCTTCCGGCAGGAGCGCGACGGGGTGACGTTCGTGCAGCACCGGCTGTGGGAGGAGCGCGAGCGGGTGGGGGTGTTGCTCGACGCGGGCGCGCGCCTGTACGTCTGCGGGGATGGCCGCTACATGGCGCCCGCGGTGCGAGAGACCGTGGCCCGTATCCACCAGGAGCGGACCGGGTGCACCGCGGAGCAGGCCACCGCCTGGGTGCGCGAGCTGGAGACTCAGGGGCGCTACCTCGCCGACGTCTTCGGCGGGTAA
- a CDS encoding carboxypeptidase-like regulatory domain-containing protein yields MPSKKRGGVQQDCPQQKGKLVAWVLEATTKEGIKGLTLTARNTAKETSRDGFAEWAGLDPGGCEVKLELGQLAATHVPRGAGMRTENVRAGDETFCLFQLEGPGDLAAKLTRADTHEPVGGIAVTAKGAMPERNATSVGATGLADFGASKPGNYTLTVALTEEQARKYEAPKEKKGQTVVTRQKTTVDVELEPRARLRIVLVGRDGKALANVAWKVTSPLQKSGMTGGDGLIELEDFPYSANRAELEVKLTTPPRAIAPVLAAVVPPEPPYPPPLEADDWKDTDKPVAAEVLVKWALEVKRLEVLDEGDAVTLRLENLGFPAADEQLKTRSVRAYQKLYLNDEDGSGNAVDIKDDIKTRHDTL; encoded by the coding sequence ATGCCCAGCAAGAAGCGCGGAGGCGTGCAGCAGGATTGCCCGCAGCAGAAGGGCAAGCTCGTCGCGTGGGTGCTCGAGGCCACCACCAAGGAGGGCATCAAGGGGCTGACCCTCACCGCGCGGAACACGGCGAAGGAGACGTCGCGGGATGGGTTCGCGGAGTGGGCAGGGCTCGACCCGGGTGGGTGCGAGGTCAAGCTCGAGCTCGGCCAGCTCGCCGCGACGCACGTGCCGCGCGGCGCGGGCATGCGCACGGAGAACGTTCGGGCGGGAGACGAGACGTTCTGCCTGTTCCAGCTCGAGGGCCCTGGTGATCTCGCGGCGAAGCTCACGCGCGCGGATACCCACGAGCCGGTGGGTGGCATCGCGGTGACCGCGAAAGGCGCGATGCCGGAGCGCAACGCGACGAGCGTGGGGGCCACCGGTCTCGCTGATTTCGGTGCGTCCAAGCCCGGCAACTACACGCTGACGGTCGCGCTCACCGAGGAGCAGGCGAGGAAATACGAGGCGCCCAAGGAGAAGAAGGGCCAGACGGTCGTCACCCGGCAGAAGACGACCGTGGACGTGGAGCTCGAGCCGCGCGCCAGGCTGCGCATCGTGCTCGTGGGCAGGGACGGCAAGGCGCTCGCGAACGTGGCGTGGAAGGTCACTTCGCCCCTCCAGAAGAGTGGGATGACGGGGGGCGACGGGCTGATCGAACTCGAGGACTTCCCCTACTCGGCGAACCGGGCGGAGCTGGAGGTGAAGCTCACGACTCCGCCGAGGGCCATCGCCCCCGTGCTCGCCGCCGTGGTGCCTCCGGAGCCGCCGTATCCTCCTCCGCTCGAGGCCGACGACTGGAAGGACACGGACAAGCCGGTCGCCGCCGAGGTGCTCGTGAAATGGGCGCTCGAGGTCAAGCGGCTCGAGGTGCTCGATGAGGGGGACGCGGTAACGCTCCGGCTCGAGAACCTGGGCTTCCCCGCGGCCGACGAGCAGCTGAAGACGCGCTCGGTGAGGGCGTACCAGAAGCTCTATCTGAACGACGAAGACGGCTCCGGCAACGCGGTGGATATCAAGGACGATATCAAGACCCGCCACGACACCCTCTGA